One genomic segment of Natronospira proteinivora includes these proteins:
- a CDS encoding MMPL family transporter: MSVMALGRGLAWLLMILAGLAVLLVWLPQQHPAGDWLDSDITHLMPAEHQDPLIARAMGRDRIGATGEWLLLIEGPGEASAAAAGQVREIIRDSEVAQPLAMGDPQTLLEALKPYQFALLRPATLERLRLDPAGYYWRTVQGRLARPSPATGRSFDQDPAGFLGEYLSHQPSPYPDFQRREGLWYQAGDDQDRWLLPLSLSGNAFETPVQTAHQATLAQVEQAVAQACPDCRLSSTGPVHFAAEQRQLARGEVMLISSLSLVGILLLILLAFVSLRPLVLAALALGGGVLMAAAVSLLLFGRIHIITLVAGSTLLGIAIDYVFKYLVHRTERGSDSPERLVRRLQRPLLLGVLSSLLCLGVLAVSPFPVLRELAVFSAAGLAGAWLTVVLLFPVLDRHMPVHLSAPVTRLLNEPRTLLAGIGPARWLFPLLVLPLGFVAFWQMPGSDDLRAFQAELPEQLDVDHHVRAVSGTDFPPGFFLIQGRDLDQVMSRERALRQRLAEQDLGQRSVALSRLIPPPSIQAETHALLGQALADSTLDASLGEIGLSASARTALRARWAEARGHWLQPDALRDGPLAPLVERLWIEGETDKASLLIPRSDLDGLDEEQLPTGVRYVDAMALMNRNLSEQRATASRWILAAAVIGIPALFVLLLGWRRGGMAALAPLSALSLTLCFLWLSGIGLNTFVLMGVILALGVGADYAAFLAAERQPSPAGVAGIGLAAVTTLLAFGLLGLSQVPALGQFGLTVIVGIVASYLSALLLAGQAAEQGEAS, translated from the coding sequence ATGAGCGTCATGGCGTTGGGACGGGGCCTGGCCTGGCTGCTCATGATCCTCGCCGGCCTGGCGGTGCTATTGGTCTGGTTGCCCCAGCAGCACCCGGCGGGCGACTGGCTGGACAGCGACATTACCCACCTGATGCCGGCGGAGCATCAGGATCCCCTGATTGCCCGGGCCATGGGCCGGGATCGCATTGGTGCCACGGGCGAGTGGCTGCTGCTGATTGAAGGCCCAGGGGAGGCCTCGGCGGCGGCTGCCGGACAGGTCCGTGAGATTATCCGTGACAGCGAGGTTGCCCAACCGCTGGCGATGGGCGATCCGCAAACCCTGCTGGAGGCACTCAAGCCCTATCAGTTTGCCCTGTTGCGGCCCGCCACCCTGGAGCGATTGCGACTGGACCCGGCGGGCTACTACTGGCGTACCGTCCAGGGACGCTTGGCACGACCTTCGCCCGCCACCGGCCGGTCGTTTGATCAGGATCCGGCGGGTTTTCTGGGCGAATACCTGAGCCATCAGCCGAGCCCCTATCCGGATTTCCAGCGTCGTGAGGGGCTTTGGTACCAGGCCGGCGATGATCAGGACCGTTGGCTCCTGCCGCTTTCCTTGAGTGGCAATGCCTTTGAGACCCCGGTCCAGACCGCTCACCAGGCAACCCTGGCCCAGGTGGAGCAGGCCGTGGCCCAGGCCTGCCCGGATTGCCGCCTGAGCAGTACCGGGCCGGTCCATTTTGCGGCCGAGCAACGCCAGCTGGCCCGGGGCGAGGTCATGCTGATTTCCTCCCTCTCCCTGGTCGGTATTCTGTTGCTGATTCTTCTGGCCTTTGTCAGCCTTCGGCCCCTGGTGCTGGCTGCCCTGGCCCTGGGGGGCGGGGTCCTGATGGCGGCGGCGGTCTCCCTGTTGCTGTTCGGCCGGATCCATATCATCACCCTGGTGGCGGGCAGTACCCTGCTGGGGATTGCCATCGACTATGTCTTCAAATACCTGGTTCACCGCACCGAGCGCGGTTCCGATTCCCCCGAGCGACTGGTCCGGCGCCTGCAGCGTCCGCTCTTGCTCGGTGTGCTGAGCAGTCTGCTCTGTCTGGGTGTGCTGGCGGTCAGTCCCTTCCCGGTGCTTCGGGAGTTGGCGGTTTTTTCCGCCGCAGGCTTGGCCGGCGCCTGGCTGACCGTGGTGCTGTTGTTCCCGGTTCTGGACCGGCATATGCCGGTCCATCTCAGTGCGCCTGTCACCCGCCTGTTGAACGAGCCCCGGACCCTGCTCGCAGGGATCGGCCCGGCACGCTGGCTGTTCCCCTTGCTGGTATTGCCCCTTGGCTTTGTGGCCTTTTGGCAGATGCCGGGCAGTGACGATCTGCGGGCCTTTCAAGCCGAATTGCCCGAGCAATTGGACGTGGATCACCATGTGCGGGCGGTGAGCGGGACGGATTTCCCGCCCGGTTTTTTCCTGATCCAGGGGCGGGATCTGGATCAGGTCATGAGCCGGGAGCGGGCCCTGCGCCAGCGCTTGGCCGAGCAAGACCTGGGGCAGCGTAGCGTGGCCCTGTCCCGGCTGATTCCGCCGCCCTCCATCCAGGCCGAGACCCATGCCCTGCTGGGACAGGCCCTGGCGGATTCCACGCTGGATGCCTCGCTGGGGGAAATCGGTTTGTCCGCCTCGGCCCGTACGGCACTGCGAGCCCGTTGGGCCGAGGCCCGGGGACACTGGCTGCAGCCCGATGCGCTGCGAGACGGTCCGCTCGCGCCCCTGGTGGAACGACTCTGGATTGAGGGCGAGACCGACAAGGCCAGTCTCTTGATCCCCCGCAGTGACCTGGACGGACTGGACGAGGAACAACTGCCGACGGGGGTTCGCTATGTGGATGCCATGGCCTTGATGAACCGGAACCTGTCCGAACAGCGGGCAACGGCCAGTCGCTGGATACTGGCGGCTGCCGTGATCGGTATTCCGGCCCTGTTTGTCCTGTTGCTGGGTTGGCGTCGTGGCGGCATGGCGGCCCTGGCACCCCTCTCCGCGCTGTCCCTGACCTTGTGCTTTCTATGGCTGAGCGGCATTGGCCTGAACACCTTCGTGCTCATGGGGGTCATTCTGGCCTTGGGTGTGGGGGCGGATTACGCGGCTTTTCTGGCCGCCGAGCGTCAACCGTCACCGGCCGGGGTGGCCGGTATTGGTCTGGCCGCAGTGACCACGTTGCTGGCCTTTGGTCTTCTGGGCTTGAGTCAGGTGCCGGCCTTGGGACAGTTCGGCTTGACCGTGATCGTGGGTATCGTGGCGTCGTATCTCTCGGCCCTTTTGCTGGCGGGCCAGGCTGCTGAACAGGGGGAGGCCTCGTGA
- a CDS encoding LolA family protein, giving the protein MLFVLLMGLVTPLAAEPAAFEARFQQERTTPGLDRAFRSEGRVHWVAGEELRWETESPFEHVYRLLPDRIIEIHPEGEAEEIRAEDAPWVVSLNELLMALMSGDQEQLAALFDVQPLAADDEDGMRFRLKPRDEALAEQIDAIEVVQGRWPEHIHIKEADGGHLDIRLSDHQGDRPDDEMLEVEDDS; this is encoded by the coding sequence GTGTTGTTTGTCCTGCTGATGGGGCTGGTCACGCCCCTGGCAGCCGAGCCGGCCGCCTTTGAGGCGCGCTTCCAGCAGGAACGCACCACGCCGGGACTGGATCGGGCTTTTCGCAGTGAGGGGCGGGTCCACTGGGTGGCCGGCGAAGAACTGCGCTGGGAAACCGAGTCCCCCTTCGAGCATGTTTATCGCCTGTTGCCGGATCGCATCATCGAGATCCACCCCGAGGGCGAAGCAGAAGAGATTCGTGCCGAGGATGCCCCCTGGGTGGTATCCCTGAATGAGTTGCTCATGGCGTTGATGAGCGGTGATCAGGAACAGCTCGCGGCACTTTTTGATGTTCAACCGCTGGCGGCGGATGACGAGGACGGAATGCGTTTTCGCCTCAAACCCCGGGATGAAGCCCTGGCGGAACAGATCGATGCCATCGAAGTGGTCCAGGGGCGCTGGCCAGAGCACATTCATATAAAGGAGGCCGATGGGGGGCACCTGGATATTCGCCTGAGCGACCATCAGGGCGACCGCCCCGATGACGAGATGCTTGAGGTGGAAGACGATTCATGA
- a CDS encoding acyl-CoA thioesterase — MKKAEIVESIDIEIPFQDLDPMGVAWHGNYFRYFEAGRAALLRKIDYDYPQMRASNFMWPIVDTRVKYIAPLEYAQQVRVTAGIMEWENRLRIDYELHDIETGKRLCRAHTIQCAVCVESGELQFVCPPALTDRIRAQLAHQAS, encoded by the coding sequence ATGAAGAAGGCCGAGATCGTCGAAAGCATTGATATAGAGATTCCCTTCCAGGATCTGGATCCCATGGGGGTGGCTTGGCATGGCAATTACTTTCGCTATTTCGAGGCCGGCCGGGCTGCTCTGTTGCGCAAGATCGATTATGACTATCCCCAGATGCGGGCCTCGAACTTCATGTGGCCCATCGTGGACACCCGGGTCAAATACATCGCGCCGCTGGAATACGCTCAGCAGGTGCGGGTTACCGCCGGGATCATGGAATGGGAAAACCGCCTGCGCATCGATTATGAATTGCATGACATCGAAACCGGCAAGCGTCTCTGCCGGGCCCATACCATCCAGTGTGCGGTTTGTGTGGAGAGCGGGGAGCTGCAGTTTGTCTGCCCGCCGGCCCTGACCGATCGTATCCGCGCCCAGCTGGCGCACCAGGCTTCATGA
- a CDS encoding HAL/PAL/TAL family ammonia-lyase, giving the protein MSQRADKLSSQSADCKPLAIGSETLSVASVDAVARSVQPVALSQDKAFRKRIQKGADRVAELVHSGAQVYGISTGFGDSCTVSIPNEQLHALPLNLTRYHGCGLGEHLAPELVRATMLARINSLAHGVSGVRLELLEKLVALLQENVLPLMPAEGSVGASGDLTPLSYLAAALVGEREVLHKGQRRPAAAVLDELGIRPLELLPKEGLALMNGTAVMTGIACVTWTRARQLVDLANRITAMACLAMAGNANHFHPRLFEMKPHPGQSRSAHAIRAVLPDDSGKPGTRLQDRYSIRCAPHVIGVLDDSLDWCERWLEIELNSANDNPLIDPETGEVYHGGHFYGGHVGQAMDSLKTAIASVSDLLDRQMAQLVDSRFSNGLPSNLAWEANPEHASSHGLKALQISVSAWTAEALKLTMPATSFSRSTECHNQDKVSMGTIAARDALRVLELSEQTAVGLLVSVSQALEIRRRRGELSELPAELAETLSQVQKLCPFVTEDRALEGDLRELLAALRERRISA; this is encoded by the coding sequence ATGAGTCAACGAGCCGACAAGCTGTCGTCCCAATCGGCCGATTGCAAGCCACTGGCCATTGGCAGTGAGACCCTCTCGGTGGCATCGGTGGATGCCGTTGCCAGGTCGGTGCAACCGGTGGCCCTGAGTCAGGACAAGGCCTTTCGAAAGCGTATTCAAAAGGGCGCCGACCGGGTGGCCGAGCTGGTGCACAGTGGCGCCCAGGTCTACGGTATTTCCACTGGTTTTGGTGATTCCTGTACCGTCTCCATTCCCAATGAACAGCTGCATGCCCTGCCCCTGAATCTGACCCGCTACCACGGCTGTGGTCTGGGGGAGCATCTGGCACCCGAGCTGGTTCGAGCCACCATGCTGGCACGGATCAATTCCCTGGCCCACGGGGTCTCCGGGGTTCGGCTGGAGCTGCTGGAAAAGCTGGTCGCGCTGTTGCAGGAAAATGTACTGCCCTTGATGCCGGCAGAAGGCTCGGTGGGCGCCAGCGGTGATCTCACGCCCCTGTCCTATCTGGCTGCGGCCCTGGTGGGGGAGCGGGAGGTGCTGCACAAGGGACAGCGACGGCCCGCCGCCGCTGTGCTGGACGAGCTGGGTATCAGGCCGCTTGAACTGCTCCCCAAGGAAGGTCTGGCCCTGATGAATGGCACCGCAGTGATGACCGGCATTGCCTGTGTCACCTGGACCCGTGCCCGCCAGCTGGTGGATCTGGCCAATCGCATCACGGCCATGGCCTGCCTGGCCATGGCCGGCAATGCCAATCATTTCCATCCTCGGCTGTTTGAAATGAAGCCTCATCCCGGCCAGAGCCGTTCCGCTCACGCCATTCGTGCCGTGCTGCCGGATGACAGTGGCAAGCCTGGTACCCGGCTCCAGGACCGCTATTCCATTCGCTGTGCCCCCCATGTCATCGGGGTGCTGGATGACAGCCTGGACTGGTGCGAGCGCTGGCTGGAAATCGAGCTGAACAGCGCCAACGACAACCCCCTCATCGACCCGGAAACGGGAGAGGTCTATCACGGTGGCCATTTCTACGGTGGCCATGTGGGCCAGGCCATGGACAGTCTCAAGACGGCCATCGCCAGCGTCTCCGACCTGCTGGATCGGCAGATGGCACAACTGGTGGACAGCCGATTCTCCAATGGCCTGCCTTCCAATCTGGCCTGGGAGGCCAATCCCGAGCATGCCAGCAGTCATGGCCTCAAGGCTCTGCAGATTTCGGTATCCGCCTGGACCGCCGAGGCCCTTAAACTCACCATGCCGGCCACCTCCTTTTCCCGCTCCACCGAGTGCCACAATCAGGACAAGGTGAGCATGGGTACCATTGCCGCCCGTGATGCTTTGCGGGTGCTGGAGTTGAGTGAGCAGACTGCGGTCGGCCTGTTGGTTTCGGTGAGCCAGGCCCTGGAGATCCGTCGGCGCCGGGGCGAGTTGAGTGAATTGCCCGCCGAGCTGGCCGAGACCCTGTCCCAGGTGCAGAAACTGTGCCCCTTCGTGACCGAGGATCGTGCCCTGGAAGGGGATTTGCGTGAACTGCTGGCGGCCCTGCGAGAAAGAAGGATTTCTGCATGA
- a CDS encoding glycosyltransferase family 2 protein — translation MNLSFCAVVPVYRQPERVAEVVAQLRDQGLPCYLVDDGNDADTARRLAEIAQADPHVILLRQAINRGKGIAVLCGMRQARADGFSHVLQVDADGQHDLADLPAFLDAARAEPQALISGRPRYDASVPAGRVFARYITHVWVWIETLSFQIRDSMCGYRIYPLAASLAVADEEGVGPRMDFDTEIMVRLFWRGTAVRFIETGVRYDTGSRSTFRLFRDNVRISAMHVRLVFGMLARWPGWLMAGRRADHWAGVEEPGTVLGMRMAVWAYRLLGRRGMAVVLFPAALYFLLFNGRARRASMHYFRRLHAFDPSQPRPGWRTTFRHFWQFVRANIKRVEAWSGGGDPDALEMPNWEAFQSLLDRGQGALLVGAHAGNLEVGRALATRYPEVKINALIYTANARKYNRVMRALNREHGARVIMVEEIGADTALMLKSRIDQGEFVVIVGDRAPVAVDSPRVRLPFLGDETDFPIGPWVLAHALQCPVYGFFYMDRPDGNARIYFERFAERLRLPRREREAKLRSVVDEYVRRLESLLCEYPYQWYNFYDFWQDETPARRAGVVEPESPVEKE, via the coding sequence ATGAACCTGTCCTTTTGTGCGGTAGTTCCGGTCTATCGTCAACCCGAGCGGGTGGCCGAGGTGGTGGCGCAGTTGCGCGATCAGGGATTGCCCTGTTACCTGGTGGATGACGGCAATGATGCCGACACCGCTCGGCGCTTGGCGGAAATCGCCCAGGCCGACCCCCATGTGATCCTGCTTCGTCAGGCCATTAACCGGGGCAAGGGCATCGCCGTGCTGTGCGGCATGCGCCAAGCCCGGGCCGACGGTTTCAGCCATGTTCTGCAGGTGGATGCCGATGGCCAGCATGATCTGGCGGACCTGCCGGCCTTTCTGGACGCGGCCCGAGCCGAACCGCAAGCCCTGATCTCCGGCCGGCCTCGCTACGATGCCTCGGTGCCCGCCGGCCGGGTCTTTGCCCGCTATATCACCCATGTCTGGGTCTGGATTGAAACCCTGAGTTTCCAGATCCGGGATTCCATGTGCGGCTACCGCATCTACCCCCTGGCCGCCAGCCTGGCGGTGGCGGATGAGGAAGGGGTCGGGCCGCGCATGGACTTCGATACCGAGATCATGGTGCGTCTGTTCTGGCGGGGCACCGCGGTACGTTTCATCGAAACCGGTGTTCGCTATGACACCGGCAGCCGCTCCACCTTTCGCCTCTTTCGGGACAATGTCCGTATCTCGGCCATGCATGTACGCTTGGTGTTCGGGATGCTGGCTCGTTGGCCCGGCTGGTTGATGGCCGGGCGCCGGGCCGATCACTGGGCCGGGGTGGAGGAACCGGGCACCGTGTTGGGGATGCGCATGGCGGTCTGGGCCTATCGCCTGCTGGGGCGTCGGGGTATGGCGGTGGTGCTGTTTCCCGCCGCCCTCTATTTTCTGCTGTTCAATGGCCGTGCCCGCCGGGCCTCCATGCATTACTTTCGCCGCCTGCATGCCTTTGACCCCAGCCAGCCCCGGCCCGGCTGGAGAACCACCTTCCGGCATTTCTGGCAGTTTGTCCGCGCCAACATCAAGCGAGTGGAAGCCTGGTCCGGTGGTGGGGATCCCGATGCGCTGGAAATGCCCAATTGGGAGGCATTCCAGTCCCTGCTGGACCGGGGGCAGGGGGCCCTGCTGGTGGGGGCCCATGCCGGCAATCTGGAGGTGGGCCGGGCCCTCGCTACCCGCTATCCCGAGGTGAAGATCAATGCCCTGATCTATACCGCCAATGCCCGCAAATACAATCGAGTGATGCGAGCGTTGAACCGGGAGCATGGTGCGCGGGTGATCATGGTGGAGGAGATCGGGGCCGATACGGCCCTGATGCTGAAATCTCGGATCGATCAGGGGGAATTCGTGGTGATCGTGGGAGACCGGGCACCGGTGGCGGTCGACAGTCCCCGCGTCCGTCTGCCCTTTTTGGGGGATGAGACAGATTTCCCCATTGGTCCCTGGGTGCTGGCCCATGCCCTGCAGTGTCCGGTATACGGCTTTTTCTACATGGATCGTCCCGACGGCAATGCCCGGATTTATTTTGAGCGCTTTGCTGAACGCTTGCGCTTGCCCCGGCGGGAGCGCGAAGCCAAGCTGCGTTCGGTGGTGGATGAATATGTCCGCCGCCTGGAATCGCTGCTGTGCGAATACCCCTATCAATGGTACAACTTCTATGACTTCTGGCAGGACGAGACCCCGGCGCGGCGTGCCGGGGTGGTTGAGCCGGAATCCCCTGTGGAGAAAGAGTAG
- a CDS encoding 3-hydroxyacyl-ACP dehydratase FabZ family protein — MSLPPILSERVRGPVAEYRLAVPVDLPWFRGHFPGHPVLPGLVQVEWARQLAERDLCPDGGFQGLRSVKFQRVIQPDCELCLHLEARDGQVDWRLTLDGLDGPLCSEGRLFFGASQ, encoded by the coding sequence ATGAGTCTGCCACCCATACTGAGCGAGCGTGTCAGGGGGCCGGTGGCCGAATACCGCCTGGCCGTGCCCGTCGATCTGCCCTGGTTTCGGGGCCATTTTCCCGGCCACCCGGTGTTGCCCGGCCTGGTTCAGGTGGAATGGGCCCGCCAACTGGCCGAGCGGGATCTCTGTCCCGATGGAGGCTTCCAGGGCCTGCGCTCGGTGAAATTCCAACGGGTAATCCAGCCGGATTGTGAGCTTTGCCTGCACCTGGAAGCCCGCGATGGCCAGGTGGACTGGCGTCTGACCCTGGATGGACTGGATGGCCCCCTGTGTTCCGAAGGCCGACTGTTTTTCGGAGCATCCCAATGA
- a CDS encoding class I adenylate-forming enzyme family protein, translated as MTIATQLTAALNQSDTGRIISWHPEAEGHSLGLLRSMVEQVRRNVSEDSRQQWLVVDDNATRFLAAVLGVLAAGATPVLPPHSGVAAVRQLVDDQRGLVSGAPELADDRDVAVAAGAPVNTPIELSRKARLLLFTSGSTGEPTRVDKTLAQLEDELLVLQEAWGDLLEASAVVATVPHFHLYGLLFRLLWPFVAGRPVPELALLEPPRIAAAIDRFPRSVLVSSPAHLKRWPGYTALVASAGRLDGVFSSAGPLPASTSLALHRALDPLAVWEVYGSTETGGIAFRDQGRPEHAHWQTFAGVELAFPDAEPGPMQVRSPATGHEWLDTGDRARRRLDSAGGFELLGRSDGVIKIEDRRISLAEIETALEASDWVREAAVLRLNGERQTTAAVLALSEVGQQALEALGKWQFKRQLRAQLATRFTEVALPRRFRYLETLPRNPMGKLRRADLLALFQEGA; from the coding sequence ATGACCATTGCCACTCAGCTAACCGCCGCCCTGAATCAATCCGATACAGGGCGAATCATCAGCTGGCATCCGGAGGCCGAAGGCCATTCCCTGGGTCTGTTGCGGTCCATGGTCGAGCAGGTCCGACGTAACGTGTCCGAAGACTCCCGCCAGCAATGGCTGGTGGTGGATGACAACGCCACCCGGTTCCTGGCCGCTGTGCTGGGGGTGCTGGCGGCCGGTGCAACCCCCGTGCTCCCCCCTCACAGTGGCGTGGCTGCGGTGCGACAGCTGGTGGATGACCAGCGGGGTCTGGTCAGTGGGGCCCCCGAGCTGGCGGACGACCGGGATGTGGCGGTGGCGGCGGGAGCCCCGGTGAATACGCCCATTGAGCTTTCCCGCAAGGCTCGCCTGCTGTTGTTTACCTCCGGCTCCACCGGTGAGCCCACGCGGGTGGACAAGACCCTGGCCCAGCTGGAAGACGAGCTGCTGGTGTTGCAGGAGGCCTGGGGCGATCTCCTTGAAGCGAGTGCGGTGGTGGCCACGGTGCCCCATTTCCATCTCTATGGCTTGCTGTTTCGCTTGCTCTGGCCCTTCGTAGCCGGGCGGCCCGTGCCGGAGCTGGCCCTGCTGGAGCCCCCCCGAATTGCCGCTGCCATCGATCGCTTCCCCCGCAGTGTCCTGGTGAGCAGCCCAGCCCATCTCAAACGCTGGCCGGGCTATACCGCTCTGGTGGCTTCCGCCGGTCGGCTGGATGGCGTGTTTTCTTCTGCCGGGCCGCTACCCGCTTCCACCTCCCTGGCCCTGCACCGGGCCCTGGACCCCCTGGCGGTATGGGAAGTCTATGGCAGTACCGAGACCGGTGGCATTGCTTTCCGTGATCAGGGACGGCCCGAGCATGCACACTGGCAGACCTTTGCCGGCGTCGAGCTGGCATTCCCGGACGCTGAGCCGGGGCCCATGCAGGTCCGATCCCCGGCCACTGGTCATGAATGGCTGGATACGGGTGACCGGGCTCGGCGGCGGCTGGATTCCGCAGGCGGATTCGAGTTGTTGGGGCGTAGTGACGGGGTGATCAAGATCGAGGATCGCCGTATCTCACTGGCCGAAATCGAGACTGCCCTGGAAGCCAGCGACTGGGTCCGGGAAGCCGCGGTGCTGCGCCTGAACGGCGAGCGGCAGACCACGGCAGCAGTATTGGCCCTGAGTGAGGTCGGTCAGCAAGCCCTGGAGGCCTTGGGCAAGTGGCAATTCAAGCGGCAGTTGCGGGCGCAACTGGCCACCCGTTTCACCGAGGTTGCTCTGCCGCGACGCTTTCGCTACCTGGAAACCTTGCCCCGCAATCCCATGGGCAAGCTGCGCCGGGCTGATCTGCTGGCCTTGTTTCAGGAGGGGGCCTGA
- a CDS encoding COG4648 family protein produces MKNPLPAITGIGLAVYPLAVIAGIRFWEVGTLWMVLLGLMTLRLLSARWFHRQTLILQGSLVVILGILLALPLWLELDFMLGIRFYPVLANLAVFSLFFSSLFSERPLVERIARLREGKLPPEAIPYTRQVTRVWSLFLFANSLVALATALWAPDWLWGLYNGLISYLLVATLFAIEYGIRQHQRRRWSAP; encoded by the coding sequence ATGAAGAACCCCCTTCCGGCGATCACTGGCATTGGCCTGGCGGTGTATCCCCTGGCAGTGATTGCCGGAATCCGCTTCTGGGAAGTGGGTACGCTCTGGATGGTCCTGCTGGGTCTGATGACCCTTCGCTTGCTGTCCGCCCGATGGTTTCATCGGCAGACACTGATCCTGCAAGGGAGTCTGGTCGTGATACTGGGGATCCTGCTGGCCCTACCGCTTTGGCTGGAACTGGATTTCATGCTGGGGATTCGTTTTTATCCGGTCCTGGCCAATCTGGCCGTGTTCAGCCTGTTTTTTTCCTCCCTGTTCAGCGAACGTCCCCTGGTGGAACGGATTGCCCGTTTGCGGGAGGGGAAACTTCCACCGGAGGCCATCCCCTACACCCGCCAGGTTACCCGGGTCTGGAGCCTGTTTCTGTTTGCCAACAGCCTGGTCGCCCTGGCCACGGCCCTGTGGGCACCGGACTGGCTTTGGGGGCTTTATAACGGCCTGATCAGTTATTTGCTGGTGGCCACCTTGTTTGCCATTGAGTACGGTATTCGTCAGCATCAGCGGCGCCGGTGGTCAGCGCCATGA
- a CDS encoding acyl carrier protein, with amino-acid sequence MASATVDFDEIKRILIDHFEIDESDIQPEAHLYEDLELDSIDAVDLVIKLQEITGQKIKPEQFKDVRTVDDVIRAMEKLLA; translated from the coding sequence ATGGCGAGCGCAACCGTGGATTTTGATGAAATCAAGCGCATTCTCATCGACCATTTTGAGATTGATGAGAGCGACATCCAGCCCGAGGCCCATCTCTATGAGGACCTGGAGCTGGACAGCATTGATGCGGTTGATCTGGTAATCAAGCTGCAGGAAATCACCGGGCAGAAGATCAAGCCGGAGCAATTCAAGGACGTGCGTACCGTGGATGATGTCATTCGCGCCATGGAGAAGCTGCTGGCCTGA
- a CDS encoding phosphopantetheine-binding protein, translated as MSGLKTELRELLIEALELEDIAVEDIDPQAPLFGDGLGLDSIDALEIGVAVQKKYNVRLDATSEDTREHFYSIENLARFIESARANGAG; from the coding sequence ATGTCTGGATTGAAGACAGAGTTGCGTGAATTGCTGATCGAGGCCCTGGAGCTGGAAGATATTGCCGTGGAGGATATCGATCCCCAGGCGCCCCTGTTCGGCGATGGCCTGGGACTGGATTCCATTGACGCACTGGAGATCGGTGTGGCGGTGCAGAAGAAATACAATGTACGTCTTGATGCCACCTCCGAAGACACTCGGGAACATTTTTACAGTATCGAGAACCTGGCCCGATTCATTGAATCGGCACGGGCCAATGGAGCGGGGTGA
- a CDS encoding lysophospholipid acyltransferase family protein encodes MWPLERIYRSLGTGWVFLSFGLGGVVMSLAVLPLVLLIPGSAKARRRRVRGLIRWGFATVPWQIEKLGLGRFEIENEHLLAQSGGCLVLPVKHPTLIDVVVLISRLPEADCVVKQSAWRNPVLALMVSAAGYVSNAEAESVVATAAERLNTRNEPFIVFPEGTRTVPGEPLRFRRGAARIALASSAPIMPVVMECTPPTLNKGTPWYRVPDRVWTLKIRVLEARPLSAFAEVEGLEESLAVRRLTQGLKRFFERELGLL; translated from the coding sequence ATGTGGCCGCTTGAACGTATCTACCGCAGCCTGGGTACAGGCTGGGTCTTTCTCAGCTTTGGTCTTGGTGGTGTGGTTATGAGCCTGGCGGTGCTTCCCCTGGTGCTGCTGATCCCGGGAAGCGCCAAAGCCCGCCGCCGCCGGGTCCGCGGTCTGATTCGCTGGGGCTTTGCCACCGTGCCATGGCAGATCGAGAAATTGGGTCTGGGGCGTTTCGAGATCGAAAACGAGCATTTGCTGGCCCAATCGGGGGGCTGTCTGGTGTTGCCGGTCAAGCATCCCACCCTGATTGACGTGGTAGTGTTGATCTCCCGGTTACCCGAGGCTGATTGCGTGGTCAAACAGTCTGCCTGGCGCAATCCGGTGCTGGCATTGATGGTGAGTGCGGCGGGCTATGTAAGCAATGCCGAGGCCGAATCGGTGGTGGCTACCGCTGCTGAGCGCCTCAACACCCGAAACGAACCCTTTATCGTTTTTCCAGAAGGGACCCGTACCGTGCCCGGCGAGCCCCTGCGCTTTCGCCGGGGTGCGGCCCGAATTGCTCTGGCCAGCAGCGCACCGATTATGCCGGTGGTCATGGAATGCACGCCGCCCACCCTGAATAAGGGGACTCCTTGGTATCGGGTGCCGGATCGGGTGTGGACACTGAAGATTCGGGTCCTGGAGGCGCGCCCCCTCAGCGCCTTCGCCGAGGTGGAAGGACTGGAAGAGAGCCTGGCTGTAAGACGACTGACCCAGGGACTGAAGCGCTTTTTTGAACGTGAGCTTGGGCTCTTGTAG